The sequence TTTTAACAACCAATCGTTGTCTTTTTCAAAGACTATACTTTAATTGACGAACGACAGATTCATTTACCGCCATCCGCCGCCGAGCGCCCTATATAAAGTAATTTTCTGCTGAACTATTGTATTGTAAGTGTTATAAAGAGCCAATTCGCTCGACAAGACACTATTTTGAGCAGACAGAACTTCCAGATATGTTGCATATCCATTAACTAATAACTCCTGCGAATATTCATATGCCTTCTTCAGTGCGTCCACCTGCTCTTTCTGGAATCCAGCCTGCTGCGTACTGTATCGAATCGACGCTAAGGCATTTGACACTTCATTTCCAGCTGTGAGTAAACTCTGTTTGAAATTCAGCAAAGCAGATTCTTCCTGCAAACGAGCAATCTCTTTTTGAGTTTTCAGTGTTCGTCCGTTCAAAACAGGCTGCGTAAGACCTGCAATTGCATTCCAAAACAACGAACTGGGTAAATTAAACCAGTTTGTAATGCCTTTGGCATCAGAACCGACCACTCCTGATAAAATAAACTGAGGATACATGGCCGATGTGGCCACATTAAATTGCTCATGAGCTGCTCGCAAGACAAGCTCAGCGGTCTTCACATCCGGCCTATTGCTCAAAAGTTGAACAGGAAGACCCACAGCCAGCAATTCGTTATGGAAAGCCATTAAATCTATTTGGGTAGAACGATCAATAACAGCAGGAGCTTTGCCCAAAAGCACACAAAGGTAATTTTCGTAATTTGCTATCGACGCTTCAATCTGAGGCAAATATGCTTTTGCCGTAGCTAATTGAGCTTTCGCCTGTAAAACAGCAACCTCCGTGGCTTGAGCTGACTTTTTTAAGCTCTTAACTGTCTCCAAATATTTGGTGTAACTATCAATGCTCCTATTCGTTATCAACTTTTGCTTATCCAGCATAATAAGCTGATAATATGCTGATGCAACATTAGCAACAATTTGCGTTTTCACCGCATTAACTGTGGATTGTTGCTGCAGATAAAGCGCCTGTTGTGCCTTTTTAGCACTTGAAAGTTTATTCCAAACATCGATCTCCCAACTGGACGACAATGACAATTTCAAATCCGTAAATGGAGGATGTGCCGCTGGCATTGTATTTCCGTATTTAGAATTAT comes from Paludibacter jiangxiensis and encodes:
- a CDS encoding TolC family protein, which gives rise to MMKKNIYSVFVLSGMIAFCACSVQKYNSPGMAGYKTVFRDSINGDTAKNSAAIAWKDFYDDPYLQKLITEALDSNLNIRMAIVKLNQAAQSVKQSNAAFLPTLNAGVSGTLSDNSKYGNTMPAAHPPFTDLKLSLSSSWEIDVWNKLSSAKKAQQALYLQQQSTVNAVKTQIVANVASAYYQLIMLDKQKLITNRSIDSYTKYLETVKSLKKSAQATEVAVLQAKAQLATAKAYLPQIEASIANYENYLCVLLGKAPAVIDRSTQIDLMAFHNELLAVGLPVQLLSNRPDVKTAELVLRAAHEQFNVATSAMYPQFILSGVVGSDAKGITNWFNLPSSLFWNAIAGLTQPVLNGRTLKTQKEIARLQEESALLNFKQSLLTAGNEVSNALASIRYSTQQAGFQKEQVDALKKAYEYSQELLVNGYATYLEVLSAQNSVLSSELALYNTYNTIVQQKITLYRALGGGWR